The genomic stretch ATAGATTATTACTAGTGTATCGGCTGACAGTTATTGTATTTCCAACAATGCATCATTCAACATGGCGTTTTGATGGCGTATAAATTCCACAATCTCCATTTTTATTTAGgtcatgttcattttgatttgatacTGTTCAAAGTATATAAGATGAACACGAACTCGATTCGAATaagaattatgtaaatgatgaaaAAGGGAACAATATTATGGCCAAGTtctgtgtacattttacatggGACATTTGAATACAGTATTAACTTACCAGTTTTGGCGTTATTACTTTGACAAACAGGATAATCGTTGGTGTATTTGTATCTGATATCTGAACAATTGCAGTAATATTCGATCGCCCAATTGTAACAACTCTTTTCACACGCCTGTAATATGGTTAATTGGgataaaacacaatatttttaaaacttgtattttagtttaaattGGTTTTAAagtttttgtgctgggaatttcTCCCAACGatttcaaatacatatacagctcagcacactcacagacagacaccccCAAATAATTCTACAGGAATGTATCGCAACTTTTCCCGGTTAAATCATGTACAACAACTACGTACATTGGCAATTTATTCAGATTCACAGCTCGGCCCAACGACCCAGCCCAAGGGGCATATCCCAGTCCAGCTTTGAGTGTATGTCTCTACAGCTTGACAGTTGGAGGATAAGATGGCGTAGCCTAGTTCGTGTGAGGCATCATGCATGTATGCTAAATGCAATGCAATGTTACCGCTTTCGACGTTATTTACATAGAAAAACTTTCAATAATCTACGCAAACGTCTAGTAGTCGTGGTACACTCACCATATCTCTTTGTGACACGAGAAGAATACGCTCCCTAATGTGGCCAGAGCGGAATGACTAATCTGACTAGGGAAAGCTATCAAGCATGTCGTCATGGCGACATAGAAAAGGACACCTGTCAGGAAAATTGCACAACAGCTAACAAGAAAATTGCACAGAGACAGGGGGATTCCTCGATAGCCCGTATTCATGATTACCGTTACTAAGCTCTCGTAATTATTTGAAGACAGTCTGGTTTTCACAATATCTTACCTTTCTCGTGTAATCCGCTCCAAAGAAACTGCTAAAAATATTTGCACTGTCAACACTTGGCGTGTTTTCCTTGCAATCACTGTAAGGGTCTGGCTGTCTTGTAATTTCCAACTATCAATAAATAAGGACTTGACAGGTTAAAGAGATTTTACTGCCAACgaaatgttattaaattaaaaaaaaactatgaatGAATCATGAATCTCGGATATTTATACTGCAACAGTTTAATCACTTTACTTTACAGAATAATAAAGGATTCAATTTatggtatatgtgtgtgtgcatatcaTTTAGTCAGGATTGCGTTCTGGGTTTGTTGTCATGTAGACTTTAACTTTAGAATATCACGATGGTAGTCATGGTGATAGTGGATGTTGTTGTAACTTGTAGTTGGTGGTGATGGTATCGGTGACGCTGATggttttggttgttgttgttgttgttgttgttggtggtggtggtggtggtggtggtggcggcgacGGCGGCGACAGTGGCGATGATGATGGGGTGGTGCTGGCCTGGCAGTGGGGTAGTGGTAGCGGTGATGAGGTGAAGGGTAGCagtgacgatgatgatgatgatgatgatgatgatgatggatggTGATGAGGTTAAGGGTAGCAGAAATGAGGACGTTGCTGATATTGTAGAAGAGAGTTCCGATTTCTGAAGAAAATTATGATTTCGGGGGTGGGTGGATTCTTTTGGTTGATGTTCTTAGGATTAGAAATGCCATACCGACTAAACGTACATGATCACAATTTTGATGAACATTTAAAACTCAAAAGAATGTATTATGAACACTGAACTATAAATAATGTCTGTTGGGGGAAAGATATCAATCGGATATATAAGAACATTAAAAgttgaaagtcaaaataataCCCTACCAGCCTTAAACCCACTGATGTTTCAAAACCAGGGGCTGCCATAAAACCATCGTCTTCAGGGAAAGGCATAATTCCCTGGTCGTGTACTACAACTCGAACACCAGCTGATTGTCTTATGTCTTCAATATATTCACCCTCCTCGATGTAAAGTTGTAGGCTTAATCCTGGAAATAGGAAATCATTTACAGCTGAGAATGATCCTCACTAAATTTTTCATAAGCAGTTATTCGGATAACTCCTAACGTCGACATTACACACAGTCCACAAGTTGGTTTCTTGCAGTATCAATAGTAAAACGATTTTATTCTTCGGCATAACGTGTGAATGTTATTAGCAAACTACCAAGATATTTGCCTCGTAATTTTAAGTCTCATATTACCCACGGTGTATAAATCCCTTCGTGTGGAAAGACTCAATCGCGTTGTTATCATTTACGCTGCTCTTTTTTCCATCAAATGTTCAAAACTGAAAAATCGCTTGTCGATATCTCAATGTTCGCCTCcatataaaaaaatcataaaggCAGTGGCCTAGCATAATGTaacataaacttaaattcaTCGATTCgaacacatatttacataatatattttcatCTAACTTATCCCCAGAACAAATGTATTATCAAATGACTTTCACTGTAAAAATGACTTTAGATATTGCTAAATGTATACACTTAAAAAGTCTGCTGAAATTGATAATTAATCTAAAGTCATACAAAGAATGGCTTATTCTACATCAGAAATACAAGAACCGTGCTACCTTAATATTGATTCTGTTCTTAAAATAAATCAATCCAAATAGTAACATTTAGAACAAAAAGAAAAGCGAAAGTAATTAGAAACACATTTAGACTGTTGATATAGCAATATATTTTGCGACATTACGTCATGCCCTACCGTAAAGTGGTCCAGACTTGTCGGTTGATACCGTCCCGTTTTGGCCAGAGTTAAAGGTGTAACAATTTCCATACATATAGTTGAAGAATTGAGTGAAATTGCTGAAAATAACGATGTGAGAGTTTAAGATTTAAGGTTAAAAACCATACAAAGAATAAAGTTTTCTAAGTGAGCTAtaaatcaccccccccccacaatacCACCATATATATTTTCTAAAAGCTATAATTTCTTGTGATAGTGTGAACAACAACATGATAACCGATACCATAACTTGGTATTATGTCTATATAAGCGGCCCGACTCGCACAACTCGATTTGAAACCAATGAATAGCTCCCTCTAGAGGTACAATACTGGTGCAGATATGAGACAACAGAAGCCGGTTACCCTGAGATAGATCATCGTTTGACGTGAAAaaaatcttattaaaactaTACTTAATTTCCTTGACAGAAATCTTACCATCGTTACTACAATCTCATTTGTGAGCTACCTAGGTGATTCGCACGCCTAAAAGCTTTAACATTTGCACTTACATAATGTTAGTAAGTTTTTTTGTaagagccagacaataaaaaaTAGCAACGTTTGTAAGATTTCTATTGCATCAGACGATGTGTTGCATCAGGTTATTTAACGGGTTTCAATTGTATGGACGAGCTGTTAATCAAAATGTAATtcaatatacacacaatatataagTACATTAAAGTCAGCAACGCCTACAAAATAACGTATAGTACATTTAATCTAGCAGCTATGACAATTCTTTGAAGATGACAAATATTTGAAGTCTTTTAGGTGAAAATAGActagaaataatgaaataatctTACGACGATTTTTCGTTTTCACACATACCCGGCCTGTTTTTTATAAGATTAGACAGACCAGAACTAGGGCTGACAAGCTTTAACATGGGAAATTTAAAACTAAGCAAGTGCTTTTTGCAAATCAATATCGTTTTCAATATGATTAATtaaagatatcaaaatattgacGGTAACTATAATCACTATAACAACACATTTACAACACTTAGGTTCGATCAGTTATGGCGGATATTTAGATGATGTGCGCAATACAGAGACGGGCATTTACCCCGCCTCCCACCATCAACATTGCGAGCAAATGACACGTCTCGGTTCTGTGTCTCGGGCCAAATGGTTCTGCGTGACGAGCGGATGCTGTCAGCAATATTGTCAGATTGCCAATACAGTCTCGAATCCTTCAACTTTAATGGGCTATAATTTCCCATGATTTTCTTCAATAATGCATTGACGATAATCAATGCACAATATAGTATAATTAGTTTATTGTTGGGTACGGTGgaattatttttataacactGGCATTGAGGATGGCGGAAatactaaaatatattttgtgagAGAAGAATTGTTTCTCAATCAGTATACGTGATACTGATTCATGACAACAAGAAAATACTATTAACTTAAGCTTCTTATCAAACTATACATTTTCTACTTCGCAGTGGGAgattattcatttttattttctttgtatttgatGGCTCTATTATTTATTACATTGCGAGTCAAAGAAACATATTTCACAGGATTCATTGTTCTGATACACAAATAAAACCTGCCAAAAAGAAAAGCAAACTGACTCTCTCACTATAAGTGGAATATCATCGACTCATATTTCTGTGTATCGAAACACTTCTCTTTTTTTCAACAAACCTTACTAATTTTCACGGATTTTATGTGAAAATGGAAAACCTGACATACATGACTTCAACGACAGGGCTGTCTAACTGTGTTGAAGAGAATCAGGACCCATGTATTCACATCATTACCCAGAGTCTGAAATCCATGTTTTACtgttgatggggggggggggggggtgttcaatagtaaagaaaatgaaatgatcaaatGTGAGTATGGATTGCTAAACGAAATAAATGCAATACATTAGTTTCGCGCTGTCCTGTCCTGGTTGTGTTGTGTCCTAAGCAAAAATATGGCAAATATTAAAAATGCCCTGTAGAATTAGTTCCGAGCCGTACTATTTGACAGCATGGAAATGAAATACCACATGTTAGTTCTACGCTTCCCGGTTCACtagtatatgaaatgaaatccTGTAGTATTAATTCCATACTATTGTGTTCGACAGAATAAGAAGTAAAATGTCATGAAATCTTGTCTCCTTTTAGTCCCATGCTATCTTGTTCAAAATGTGTACACAGTAAAATGTCAAGTTGCTTTACTTCCACGCTGCCCTGTTTAAAAGTATTGGTTATGAAATGCCATGAAGCATTTAGTTCCATGCTAACCTGTCTAAAGTataacttttttaaaatttcacgTGGTGTGAATTGAATGCTATCCTGTTCACCAATATAAGTCATAATATGCCATGTGGCTCTTACTTCCACGCTAGCGATATCCTGTGTTCCCCGCTATATGTTATAAAATGTCTATCTCATCCATGTGGCTTTAATTCTCTTAGGAGAAATATTTTTCGTATATACGTAGCATAGGTTGTAAAATGTCACGTGACTTTAGTTCCACACTATCCTGTTCAGAGGTGCAAGTTAAAGAATACCATGTGACTTTATTGTACATAatagaatatttgaaatatcaattaATATCCAGCAATGAACATGGTTTTCGAGACTACTCGAGACTACACCACTACTGTTGATACTAATTACCACGAGTAATAGTCGTAAACGTTTTTGTTCACCTTTAAAGTACcataaaaactaaaatatttgtattaatatataatttggcAATATTGAAATTAACGTGACTTACTTAGGACTGCAAGGATAACCATCCCATGTGCAATCATGTAACATAGTTTTAATATCATGACCGAACGTTTTTCGTTCCTCATAATCAAGTGATGCAATATATGTTTGCACATTTTCGGTCAGTTGAAACATGTCGTTCTTCGCTTCAAAATCCACGTCTCTGTTCTCCCAGTTATCGTAGTCACCCTCTGTTGTCACTTCCGGTGAGATGGTAGTCTGTCGGTCACGAGAGAGTTAAATTCGTGAATGTTAGTAATAACAGATTAGAATGTGGTATCTGTTCTGTTGATACCAGTGTTTGGATACGTCCTAAGTATTGGAGGAAATGGTGTTCTATGAAATGGTATCATTAGATGGTAATGGTGTGTGATATCTAACAGTAGGACACTAATACAAGGTGCAGCATTACCATTTTCTGTCTGTCAgccattttaattatttatatttatatttatatttatatttgtgtttgtgtttgtgtttgtgtttgtgtttgtgtttgtgtttgtgtttgtgtttgtatttgtatttgtatttgtattttatttgtatttgtatttgtatttgtatttgtatttgtatttgtatttgtatttgtatttgtatttgtatttatttatttgtcatgtACGTCTGATTTCCTATTTGTATGGTCTTGTCTGTCCAGtagtatttgtcatttttaaattaTTCGTGTCAATGTGTGTACAGGCAGTGATGAAGAATAATATAGAAATCTAGATAgcataaaagaaaataaacaaacgtgATGGGAAGTTGTGATGAGGACGCGTGAATAGATTACTCTAGGTTGTTTACGGATTTTTTATGCTGTTTATTGACCAACAATGGACAGTGCTTATCGATTCCGTTCAAACCTGGCCAAATGTGTCTTGCTACATGGGCGTTTAAATGAACAGATCTTCTTAAATCTGGCACAAATTTGATCAGACTTGCAGCTATATATACTGTTAAAACAGCTATCGTGTGCGGTACACAAGAATTATGATAACTATGAAGTACTGTTGATTTGAATGATTCGTCTAAAATGGATACTGTTATCGATTCGGTTTCAGGCTTACTAGACCCAGGTGTAGTGACAAATGGGGCGCCAGTGTCTTTAGAAAGACTTGTTGGGTTACTTAACTTGGTACTGTATGCAACTGATGTCGGATCTGGTGTTTCGTTACGTGTTATTAATTGGGCTTGCGGCGACGTGGCCTGAACATTTTGGGCTTGAGAAGCCGTGGGATTAGATTCTTGTTGAACTGGTTCCTGCGCACATGTGGGTGAAAAGGATATAGGgtaacaaacagaaaaaaaatcataatagaTAGATTAAATAGCAACGCAACttaattatttaaaacatttaaacataaaaatagtaataataagCGATTGGATGACTTAAATAAATTAAAGACTTTAGCAATTTAGGTTGAAAGATGAttagatatgaaatattaacaaaagATAATTAGgacaatatatattcatttgtagTCCAATGACAGTAAGATGAACATGCAGCATTGGTAAatttgtttatctgtctgtgttAATAGTGTAACAGTCGTTGTTCAGACTGAAATCTCTCAGTTTTTCTAACTATAAATCTTCAGCATGaaatctacacacacacacacacacacacacacacacacacacacacacacacacacacactcacacacacacacacacacacacacacacacacacacacacacacacacataagaaTGAATAATAAGTATCTAATAACTGGCAATGTGATACGAAGCAACTGTTGTGTAACATTAAGGTTCGTTACAACTCCCAGTTTGAACTTTTGAGTGACATCACTTCTTTGGAACATTTACATGACGTCATTTCTCTGCAACATTTAAGCGATGTCACTTCTTTGAACCACCTGACGTTAATTCTCAAGATCATTTTTGAATACACGACGTCACTTCTCTGAACCATTCAAGTGACGTCACTTCTCAGGAATATTTACATGACGGCCCATATCTGGAAAATTTACTACTCAAAACGGTTCAAATGTCGATCAACATTCATCGGACAAATCGATAGACGATCCCGAAGGAGAAATAACTGTGTCCAATCAAAGAAAGACGTTATGATCCAATGAATATTAGAAAAATTAATATACTAATTATATTAGCTTGCCAGAGGCGTCAGAGCTGAACCCCAACATTTGCGGCTCTCTGAtcacttttttttgtaattactatCACACAGGTTTCAAATTGTCTGGAACGATTAGAAGTACAATGTATGCTTAATCGGACAGCTTTATGAAGGAAGACGGAGAATGAAAAACCATCGAACTTTGGTTATAACTATGATTTTTTTCGAGTACCACCAGTGACACTTGTGTTCATATTAATCATTTTCGTGTTTTATTTTCACGAACATTTCTTTAGACCTGTGTCGCGGTCAAATTTATCTGTGGTGTCAGATATATTAGATTGGCTGTAGTCGAGTTCATTCATATTGGAACATTCGTAGCCTACTAGAGGCGTACACAGGTGTTTTGTGATGCCACTAAACCAAATGGGTGGCGATAACAGTGTAACGATTTTTAAAATGAACTTTCTGTTTCACACACACTCTGTGTTTTATGTTGATGTTAGAATGTTTTagaaatactgtacaatattcagaacaaaataattaattctAAACTACGATGCATTAGATTTTATAGACTAAAGAAAAGTCCTGTTTACTCACCATTACCTGTTCAGCACCCCGTTTTCGACGTTTTCTACCTGTATCGTCATATCCAAAAACGTCCTCCAATTCTGGGTGTCTCGACAATGTACTCATTTTGATCGGATTCAGGTTACAAATTGAAACCGCGGGAAATGTTACACTTTTGGAAAATTTCATTTCGATGCTTATGGTAGTATTGTAGTCGTAGAATTTATCAATGATAATCGAAGATTGCCACAAAAATAGAGACACGCCAGCCATGAAAATCAGAACCCAGCATAACTTGCGTATTATACTTTTCGCAGACTCAATCCGTGGAACAGCATGGGCTGTCGTGTTCTGCATCTGTTTTCGGAGCAGTCCGACTAGGGTGTCCGGTGTATCTCCGATCATGTCGTCCGAGTTTGTGGGTTTCTCTCCGGCAGGAATCGGATCGGGAGGACCGTCCTTGGGAGATAGAAACTCTCTGGATGCCCTAAgggttttgttgttgtatgcGATATCCATTATGTTATTAATGCCTTCGCAACTACAGAGAGCAAATTTGACAGTATGAATAAAATTATTTCTCCAATCGATCGATATAAACGTTGACTTTCCGACTCGTACAAATTAAGTCCAGAAATCGACAGAATGTACACAGAATTTGCCAGGATACAGTAGATTCACTGTTCAAAGTCTCAACTGTCTCTGTATTTCGGCCTTTTCAAGCATCATATGAGCAGAATGCGCAACGTCTTAAACAAAAACACTTTCCCATGCGCATGACACCTGTGAAAGTGTATTACCATATGAACACATGGGTATTAAAACATGTTGTTCACCTTCGATAATTTATGTAACGACCTCAGACTATGCTGAATGTACACTATAATTTAAGATGTGTAATGGTCAGATCTAATAACACACTATTCTATTAACATTATATTTACACACAATTCTTTGTAATGCATTGCGCATTCGTTTCTTTATTTGTCCATAATAAGAGCAAGTAGAGAAAAAAACAAGCAAAACTCGTTCCCAATTCTCcgtctcccccctccccccctctctccctccctctctctctctctctctctctctctctctctctctctctctctctctctctctctctctctctctctctctctctctctctctctctctctctctctctctagcttATGAAAAAACAATAGGTcgattgaaatgaaatgtggtCGGGACGGTTGATAACTGAAATGTTAGGTGTCTGAGTAGTATGACGTACCTTGTGTTTTAAAGTGTGCCTCTTTAATTATACGttattaacattttcaaaatacaaaatttatatgTTCTCTGAAACGGAATCAAACGTAAAATGTGTTCTTTGTTGTATAAATTTTACTTGCCATAGacaatttttcacttttataaTATTGTTCCATTTTAAACCAAAAATTTGATATGTTGGTATAGTAAGATTATTGGTTGTACTGTTACTCTTCATTCGCCATCCATTGATTTCAATTTCTATATGCACCTCCACCAGCTTTGCCTTTGTTCTGGACATGATTCGAGGATAGAGATGGTAGAAAGAAGCTTAACGCATGTAATTTTGGTGTGAAAAGTGATAACCGTCACTGGAAATTGCATAATACAAAGAGTTCGGCTATCATGTCTGTTAtgatccaatctgattaaaatccgatgtggtgaaagcggctagatgtccttatttacctctattcatcgtgttgtgacgtttgttttgttcggagtgatcgccgccttcccacgaAAGGCATTCGCCCgggggaaggcggcgatcactccgaacaaacgtcacaacacgatgaatagaggtaaataagaacatctagccgctttcaccacatcggattttaatcagattggttatGATCCCAAGATCCGGATGGTTGAAACAACCATAATAAATCGTAATTTTGATGTAAAAGGTGACAAATTTCATGCTTTGTTTACACTTGTAGTCATGGATACAGCAGTGACGTAAAGTTCGTTAAAGTACGACTAATACCGTGACGGAGGTTATGCATGGACAGTGAACCGTTTTAttgttacaaaaacaacaacccaatTAGTTGCTTCAAGTTCAAGGCTTCGTTTTGTGTGGGCTGACTGTCAGTGATGACTAGTACCCTATATCCTGACCCCTGCCCTACAGTAACGCAAGATGAAATAAAAAGATTAGTGTTTcgtaacataattttttttaatttaatcgTTCATGACAAGGAAATTCGTGTTCATCAGAATGAGCAATCCTtaacatgagagagagagagagagagagagagagagagagagagagagagagagagagagagagagagagagagagagagggggagagagtgGGGagcctgagagagagagagagagagagaaagagagagagagagaaagagagagagagagagagagagaaagagagagagagagagagagagagagggggggagagaggggggagcctgagagagagagagagagagagagaaagagagagagagagagagagagagagagagagagagagagagagagagagagagagggggggggggagaaccCTGACAACCAAGAGCTGACAACTTGAATAGAGACAGGAAATCGACGTATCAACATCACGGAGCTGACAGAAAGTGACAATTTACCAGTCGCGGGTACTCTCCTTTTTaatttgttgctatggtgatttCATGCCTGTCAACTATGATGAAATCATGACATCTAAATTGAATTACCTGTCGAATCTTCTCCATTTACTTTGCAATTTAATTTAATGTGTTTTGTTACACTGGGGATCCACATTCAATCAAACCAGGCCGTCACAATTCATTATTACGAAATTACTTAATCTATCTCTGGGGAGGTAACGTATTTCTAAAGACCCAATGACTTTGtatcaatcaatttattatGACTGGGAATAGAAAACAATATcaactaaaatttattagaataGCAATACGTTCTAATTAAATATGACATTCATTATAATTAGTGcgaatattattttctttccgATACACGTCCGCCGTGTGTACGTTGGGGAAAAATTATGACGTGTACAAAGATGAAAACATCTATGAAGGTTTGTCAAGGACATGTCTGACTCTCTGTATCATTCATACCGCTTTCTGACCTCTAAAAGTTGAATGTTCTCACCAGGCGAAGATCAGAACATGTTATTGTTCGAAATTTTCTTACTTGAAGATCACTAGATGAAATCGCTGTTCTGCCCAATCGGCCACTATCCGTACTAAATAACCACCTCGCAATACACTATTATTATTGCAACTTAACTAGCAAACTCTGTCATCTACTGAAAACTTCGATTTCGCTATATGCGTTGCGTAATGATGTAACTCCTCGGAAGAAAGAGGgaaatgaaatataaagaaTGGAAGGAAAACGATaagaatggatggatgaatgaatgaatgaatgaatgaatgaataactGGAGAAATGAATGTAAGGAGGCTGATGATGAAAAGAAAGTGACAGAGCAAGGAAAATCCGAGCCTGTGAACGTATTTACTTTTAAGCTGCAGACACTTTCCACgtaatatatgtacacaataagCACTTCGTACCTGGTACCGCCGGAAATggaaaacaaatgaacaaaagcTCGCCTAGAAGGTTAATTATTCCAATACATGTGACTAAACCATTGCTATTTACTTCATGCCTTTGTTATTTACTTGCAACTTTTTGGAAGTTTTCTTTTTAAGCACCAATAAGTAACCTTTAGAAAGAACAGTGACAAGATATACCTCATAACTCGAAATATAGGATAACTAGATTATTATGTAGTTTACCTCGAGGAAATTGATTCTGGTTCATAATCAAAAATCATATGAAATTAGTATTGAGCCTCGGTGTAAAATGATGACGTTCAATGTATATTTGCACAAACGTAAGCACTTCACAGTTCTTTGTTCGATTAACTAACTCCTTTTCAGAGCCACGTTTTGTCCATCTCCTATTTTAAGAAGAGGAACAAACACACTACATACTTGCACTAGCTTTGTTGAGTATTTGCACGTACTTTATCGTTTGTGTAATCACAGAAGAGCAGCTGGACTAGACGTGAGTACACATATCGTGGGAACTTTTTGTCAACATGAATTTTGTTTGACCAATATGGCAAATCAatgcatgtaacatgtaaacGAAGGCACTCCGTCAAAAGCACTGAgttttaaaatgtgtacaagCAACCACAagtttatacatgtgtataaccGGGATGTATAGATGGAAACTCTTGCGACTGACAATTGGTAATTAATTGGTGCTCTCTGTCTCTTACCAAAGTCTAAGTGTGAGTTTTTAAGATTCGgccaaatgtattttgtatctTCAATCTACGCCATTCTTCATCATAATAACAACCAAAAGAATTTGCAGATTTTTCGTTTTCCCATCTTTCCGTGATATCACAATCCCTTGACGCACACGGGAATTGTCCATTAGAAAGAAATTTTCACGTTCTGCATTTGCATTCTATTTGGGTTGATGTCAAAAGGCACAAAGGGCAAATGTATGACAGAACCTTCGCTTAGTTTATAGAACAATTTGCGAGTCGACCCAGTATGTGGACCATACCATTGAAGTACAGTGGTGGACGATGGGATCGTGCATAGAGCAACAATTGTGGTTGTTTGACCGACATagcaaagtaaaaaaatgaagtATTCCTAAGCATTTCTTTACGTGTGTTTATAGTTGTTTGGCAATGTCATGAGTCCCCAATGATGCGCCATTGATCAATGATcagaaataatgtaaaatggAGTGAAATCAATACATCACCTTTTACATTCAGGATTTCTAGATAGATAGGAAGGAAATCTTGCGTGGGAAACAATTCTATTTGTTGCCATAACAATATCGTACACGTCACTGTTTGTAATAAAATCCCAAGAGTAACAGTTCCCGATATCACTGACGGTACTCCCAGTAAGATCAAATATGGCATACAATCATAATGACATAATTACTATTTcttttgtgatttttcaagATTTACTCATAACTATACAATTATTAATAATTTCTGTTAAGACTATCAACGTACCGGAACTTACGTCACACACAGACTTTCATTCGGATTGCGTGAATCAT from Glandiceps talaboti chromosome 12, keGlaTala1.1, whole genome shotgun sequence encodes the following:
- the LOC144443050 gene encoding epithelial sodium channel subunit beta-2-like; amino-acid sequence: MDIAYNNKTLRASREFLSPKDGPPDPIPAGEKPTNSDDMIGDTPDTLVGLLRKQMQNTTAHAVPRIESAKSIIRKLCWVLIFMAGVSLFLWQSSIIIDKFYDYNTTISIEMKFSKSVTFPAVSICNLNPIKMSTLSRHPELEDVFGYDDTGRKRRKRGAEQEPVQQESNPTASQAQNVQATSPQAQLITRNETPDPTSVAYSTKLSNPTSLSKDTGAPFVTTPGSSKPETESITTTISPEVTTEGDYDNWENRDVDFEAKNDMFQLTENVQTYIASLDYEERKTFGHDIKTMLHDCTWDGYPCSPNNFTQFFNYMYGNCYTFNSGQNGTVSTDKSGPLYGLSLQLYIEEGEYIEDIRQSAGVRVVVHDQGIMPFPEDDGFMAAPGFETSVGLRLLEITRQPDPYSDCKENTPSVDSANIFSSFFGADYTRKACEKSCYNWAIEYYCNCSDIRYKYTNDYPVCQSNNAKTVGCIHDVETRYETDQLDPACPLQCTQPCDEKLFEATVSNVMWPNPKYEPILLHELMRTSYEVKKGVQENGNFISENMVKIDIYYNELNYEYIEEQVAYTESDVVSDLGGQVGLWLGVSIMTCCEFIEFVCDVCMLLGMKLLCSSKRQRASTPIVPFRNNRLDSARKSGKSRDLELNGIDFYN